In the genome of Streptomyces fagopyri, the window CGTGGTCCGTCGTCCGCCGCGGTTCGCGGATGCCGCTCCGCGGCCGTTCTCCGTCCGTCCCTCCCGGCGCTTCGCGCCCGGCCTCCGGAGTGGCCCGCATGATCACTGTGTTCGGTACCGCCGCCGCGACCACCCGCGCCCTTCTCGCCGCCCTGCGGGCCGAGCCGCCGGGCGGCCCCGGTCGCTGGGAACGCGCGAACCACGCCGGCCGCACCGTCGAGCTGTACGCGGGTCCCGCGGTCGCCGTGGGCGCGGCGTTCGGAGCCGCCCTGGCCCACCGCGGGGCCGGATTCGCCGTCCTGGCCGCCGGTGCGTGCGGCGCGTACGACGACATCGCCGGGGCCGGTGACCCGCGGCGTGGGTTCCGGGCGCATCTCGGGGCGTTGCGGGACGGCGAAGTCACCAGTGGTGCCGTCAAGTTGTTCGGGATCTCGGCCGCCGGGCTGGTGGCGGGGGCGCTGCTGAAGGAGCGGCCCCTGGACCGGCTGCTCGCGGGAGTGGTGATCGCCGGGAGCGCGCACTTCGTGAACCTCGTCGATGTGCGTCCCGGGCGGGCCGCGGGCGCGGTGCTGGCACTGGGGGCGCCCGGAATGCTGCGGGGCGGGCGCTCCGGGAGGCTCGCCGCCGCCGTGACGGGTGCAGCGGCCGCGGTTCTCCCCGACGATCTCGGCGAGCGCGTGATGATCGGCGACACCGGCGCCCACGCGCTCGGAGCCGCGCTGGGCACCGCCGTGGTCGCGGGCAACGGGCGGGCCGGACTTCTCGCCCACGCCGTGGCACTGGTGGCCGCGACGGTGTGCGGGGAACAGGTCAGCGCCGTGGCGCGAGCCGGACGGCGCCCGCGCCAGGACCGGCCCTCCGCGCCCGTACGGGCCGCCCGCGCCCCCTGGCACCTCCGCCCCTCGGCGTCCGTCCCCCGCGGGAGCGACGGGGGCCCGCCGAGCCAGGCCGCCCCGGCCTGAGGGCAGCGAACCGCTCACCCGTGTGGGTGACAGGCGCCGTCGAGTGGGTCGGTGTCCGGCGCGGGGCGCTCCGATGGCGGTCCCGGAACACCCGTACGGCCTGGCATCCTTGGACGCAGTACACGGAGCACTACGTGCGGTACGCCCCCTCCGCAGACCTTTCTGTACGTTTCTCCGTGACCGTCCGACGCCGAACCAGGAGCCCCGGCCACGTGACCCACGTGAGCAGCCACCCACCGCACGGCCAGTCGCCGCTGCGCACCGTGCAGGTGCTCGGCGGCGGAAGCGCGGGCAGCAGCGCCCATGTGCGGTCGCTGGCCTCGGGCCTCGCCGCCCGTGGCGTGCGGGTCACCGTCTGCGCCCCGTCCGAGGCCGAGCGCACGTACGGATTCACCGATGTGGGAGCCCGGCACGTCCCGGTGGCCCGCAGTGGTGACCCCGGCTCCGTGGCGGCGCTGCGGATCGCCTGCGCGGACGCCGACCTCGTGCACGCGCACGGGCTGCACGCCGCGCTGCGGGCCGCGCTCGCGCTCAGCGGGCGGCACACCCCGCTCGTCGTCACCTGGCACACCCGTGCGCAGGCCGAGGGGGCGCGGGCCCATCTGCTGCGTCTGCTGGAGCGGCGCGTCGCGAGGGCCGCCGCCGTCGTCCTCGCCACCTCCTCGGACCTGGTGGACCGCGCCCGCAGTCGCGGGGCCCGGGACGCCCGGCTCTCCGCCGTCGCGATCCCGGCACCGCGCAAGGCCGTCGAACACGGGGACCCCGACCGGCTGCGCCACAAGGCGCGAGCCGAACTCGGCGCCACCGAACGCCCGTTGCTCATGGCGGTGGGCTCCCTCGACCGGCACCGCGGATACGGCACCCTGCTGGACGCCGCGCGCGCGTGGCGGGACCTCGACCCCGTGCCGCTCCTCGTGATCGCCGGCGAGGGGCCACTGCGTACGGTCCTCCAGGGGCGTGTCGAGGACGAGGAACTGCCGGTCCGGCTGCTCGGCCGGCGTGACGACGTCTCCGAGCTGCTGCCCGCCGCCGATCTCGTGCTGCTGTCGAGCGGCTGGGAATCCCGTTCCGTCCTCGCGCAGGAGGCCCTGCGCGCGGGCGTGCCGCTGGTGGCGACCGCGGTCGGCGGCATCCCCGAACTCGTGGGTGACGCCGCCGAACTCGTCCCGTACGCGGACCCGGGGGCGCTCGCCGCGGCCGTGGTGCGGCTCCTCGGCGATCCGGCGCGCCGGGAGCTGCTCCGCGAGAGGGGAGTGCGGCAGGCCGCCGGCTGGCCGACCGAGGACGAGACGGTGGCGCAAGTGCTCAGCGTCTACGACGAGTTGACCGAGGTACGGCCCCTCGTCTGAGGCCTCGGCAGACGGCGTCCGGCTCCTCGCGCGGGATTCAGGACACGTGCCTTCGTGCCCGTAGTGCCAGGCTCAACGCCAGTACCGTCTGCGGGTCGTCCAGGTCCGTACCCAGCAACTCCCCGATCCTGGCGAGCCGGTTGTAGAGGGTCTGCCGGTTGAGATGCAGCTCGCGGGCCGTCTCCGCCTTGCGGCCCGCGTGTGCCAGGTACGTCTCCAGGGTCGGCAGCAGCGGAGGCCTGGAACGGTGGTCGTGGTCGCGCAGGGGGCCGATGGCCCGGTCCACGAAGGCCGCCAGGTCCGGGTGGTCGCGCAGGCGCCAGAGGAGGAGGTCGATGTCGAGGCGGCGCGCGTCGTACCAGGGGCGGTCCGACAGGCCCTGCGCGGCCGTCGCCGTCTCCGCCGCGTGCCGCAGACCCGCCGAGGCCGCCGCCCAGCCGCCCGCGACGCCGACCACCACCACCGGGGGCAGCGCACCGGGCCGCTGCATCCCCGCGCGCTCCACGCCCGTCCGCAGCGCCAGTGCCACCCGGTCCGCGACCGCCTGGCGCTCGGACTCCGCACGCAGGCCGAGCAGGAGCGGGACACGGCCCTCGACGGGGCGTACGCCGAGCAGCACCGGTACCCCCACCGAGGCCAGTTCCTCCGCGACGGCCCGGGCCAGGACCGCCCAGCCTCCGCCGGGGGACAGGCCGTCGGCGAGCCGCATCACGACGGGCAGAAGCGGGCTCCCGCCCGGCTTGAAACCGAGCACGCGGGCCTGGGCGGGGGCGTCCTCCGCCTGGATACGGCCCTCCGCGAGGTCGGTCAGGAAGTCGCCGCGCCCACGTGCGGCGAGTTCCTCCTCCTGGCGGGCCTGCATCAACACGACGGCCAGGATGCCGGCGGCCCGCTCCGCTGCGATCCGGTGCACGGGAGCGATCGGTGAGCCGACCGGCAGCAGGACCAGCCGGGCCCGCACCGCGCCGGTTCCGGGGCCGCCGCCCGGCACGTCCACGAGCGTCGTCCCGGCGGGCGGCTGTTCCTTGTGCTGGCCGCGCAGCCCCTCCCACACCTGGAGCGGATCGGCGCCGGCGGAGCCGGATCCCGCGGCGTACAGGAGCTGTCCGTCCGGGGTCTCCAGGAAGACCGGGTTGCCGCTGAAGTCGGCCAGGATGCGCAGGACCTGGGGGACACCGCCGCCGCCGAGGAGCGCCTCGGTGCAGCGCCGGTGCACCTCCTCGGCCTGCTGGAGCAGCGCGTAGTGACCGTTGACGATCTCGGTGTGGATCTCCTCCGTGACCGCGACGAACGGCACTTCCCGGTGCAGCTGGACGAGGGGCAGGCCGGCCGAGCGGGCCGTCTCGACGAGGGCCGCGGGCAGTCGGGCGAAACGCGGGCCGAGTTCGACGACGAGCGCCGCGATCCCGCGCTCGGCCAGCGTCCGGACGAAGGCGCGCTGGTCGGCGGGGCGGGTGCCGAGGCCGTAGCCCGTGGTCAGGAGCAGTTCGCCGCCCTTGAGCAGTGACGCGATGTTCGGGACCTCGCCCGCGTGCACCCAGCGCACGGTGCGCTGCAGCCGGTCGGCTCCCGCGAGGATCTCGGGCAGCCCGCCGCGCAGCCCGGGCAGCTCCAGTGCCCGCTGCACGGTGATTCCGGCGCCCTGGGTGTCGAAGCTGCTGTCCGTACGGCTGTCCATGCTGCGGACGCTACCCGCGCACCCCGTGCGCGGGCACCTTCGAGGCCGGAGCCGCCGGGGGTCCGCCGGGCCGAGGGCGGTGCCAGGGCGTCCCTGCCGCGTCCGTGCGGCCACGCCGCGCGGCATCCCGCGCAACGGCCACGGCGGCCGCTGTTCGGCGGCCGCCGTATGTCGCCTCGTCCCGTCCCGGAGGGTCTAGCCGCCGTACGCCCCGCTCGCCGTCAGCCTCAGTGCCGTGTCGATCAGGGGCACGTGGCTGAAGGCCTGCGGGAAGTTGCCCACCTGGCGCTGGAGACGCGGGTCCCACTCCTCGGCCAGCAGGCCCAGGTCGTTGCGGAGCGCCAGCAGCCGCTCGAAGAGCTTGCGGGCCTCGTCGACCCGGCCGATCATCGCCAGGTCGTCCGCCATCCAGAACGAGCACGCGAGGAAGGCGCCCTCGTCGCCCTCCAGCCCGTCCACGCCCGCGTCCTCACCGGAGGTCGGGTAGCGCAGGATGAAGCCGTCGGAGGTGGACAGCTCGCGCTGGATCGCCTCGATGGTGCCGATCACGCGCTTGTCGTCGGGCGGCAGGAAGCCCATCTGCGGGATGAGGAGCAGCGAGGCGTCCAGTTCCCTGGAGCCGTACGACTGCGTGAACGTGTTGCGCTCCTTGTCGTAGCCCTTCTCGCACACGTCCCGGTGGATGTCGTCGCGCAGTTCGCGCCACTTCTCCAGGGGTCCGTCCGCGTCGCCCGACTCGATGAGCTTGATGGTGCGGTCGACCGCGACCCAGGCCATCACCTTGGAGTGCACGAAGTGCCGGCGCGGACCGCGGACCTCCCAGATGCCCTCGTCCGGCTGGTCCCAGTGGTCCTCCAGATAGCGGATCAGCTTCAACTGGAGCAGCGAGGCGTAGTCGTTGCGGGACAGGCCGGTCATGTGGGCCAGGTGCAGGGCCTCGGTGACCTCGCCGTACACGTCGAGCTGGAGCTGGTGCGCGGCGCCGTTGCCGACCCGTACCGGGCCCGAATTCTCGTATCCGGGAAGCCAGTCGAGTTCCGCCTCGCCCAACTCCCTTTCGCCCGCGATGCCGTACATGATCTGGAGGTTCTCCGGGTCGCCCGCGACCGCGCGCAGCAGCCACTCGCGCCAGGCCCTGGCCTCCTCGCGGTATCCGGTGCGCAGCAGGGAGGAGAGAGTGATCGCGGCGTCGCGCAGCCAGGTGTAGCGGTAGTCCCAGTTGCGTACGCCACCGATCTCCTCCGGCAGGGAGGTGGTGGGCGCCGCCACGATGCCGCCCGTGGGCGCGTACGTCAGGGCCTTGAGGGTGATCAGCGAGCGGACGACGGCCTCGCGGTAGGGGCCGTGGTAGGTGCACTGGTCGACCCAGTCGCGCCAGAACTCCTCGGTGGCCTCCAGGGCCTGCTCGGGCTCGGGCAGCGCGGGGGGCTGCTTGTGCGAGGGCTCCCACGAGATGGTGAACGCGATCCGGTCACCGGGTGCCACCGTGAAGTCGGCGTACGTGGTCAGCGCCTTGCCGTAGGTCTCGCAGGGGGTGTCGAACCACACCGAGTCCGGTCCGGCCACGGCGACCGTGCGTCCCTCGTGCTTGTGCACCCAGGGCACCACGCGCCCGTAGCTGAACCGCATCCGCAGCGCGGAGCGCATCGGGACGCGGCCCGTGACGCCTTCCACGATGCGGATGAGCTGCGGCGCGCCGTCGCGGGGTGGCATGAAATCGGTCACGCGGACCGTGCCGCGGGGGGTGTCCCACTCGGATTCGAGGATCAGCGAGTCGCCGCGGTACGAGCGGCGTGCCGCCGTCGGCGGTTCGGCGTCGGCCGCGTGGGCCGGGCCGAGCCGCCAGAATCCGTGTTCCTCCGTGCCGAGCAGTCCCGCGAAGATGGCATGGGAGTCGAAGCGGGGCAGGCACAGCCAGTCCACCGTGCCGTCCCGGCAGACCAGCGCTGCGGTCTGCATGTCTCCGATGAGTGCGTAGTCCTCGATGCGCCCGGCCACGTGCATCTCCAGTCGAACGGCCACGTCGCCCCCCGCGAGGGGCGGTCGCTCTGCGGTCAGGGGAACGTTCAAAACGTTAGAAGGTTGAATGTAAGAACGTTGGTGAAGCGTCGCTGCGGAACGTCAATTATTGGTCCGATTGTCGTTGCGAAACGAACTGACGAGCCTTCGTTGTTCCGGGATACGGGCGGGGATGGTGCCGTGTGTCGGCCGGGCTCGGCAGCGAGTGTCCGAGCAGGATACGACGCACGTGGAAGATCCGCGTGCCGCTCCCGGTATCCCGGGTGGGCCGATCGAGTGAGTGGCGTGCGGGGTTCGTGTCGACGTGTGTGCAGAGCGTGGCCGGAAGCGGCCTCGCCGGGTCGCTGATACCCTGGTAGCCCGTGGACCGGTGGGCAAGAAACCCCCGAACCGCAGCGACGGCGCCTCCGAAGAATTCTCGGACACCACGCCGGCACGCACCCCAGACCGCGACCACGGGAGCCCCCTCTTGGCCATGCCGCCCGCCGCTTTCCGAAGCAGCAACGCCACGACGACCAAGCACATCTTCGTCACCGGGGGTGTCGCCTCCTCCCTCGGCAAGGGTCTGACCGCCTCCAGCCTGGGCGCGCTGCTCAAGGCGCGCGGGCTGCGGGTCACCATGCAGAAGCTCGACCCGTATCTGAACGTCGACCCCGGCACCATGAACCCGTTCCAGCACGGTGAGGTGTTCGTCACCAACGACGGTGCCGAGACCGACCTGGACATCGGACACTACGAGCGCTTCCTCGACGTCGACTTGGACGGCTCCGCCAATGTCACTACAGGACAGGTGTACTCGACGGTCATCGCCAAGGAGCGGCGCGGCGAGTACCTGGGCGACACGGTCCAGGTCATCCCGCACATCACCAACGAGATCAAGCACCGCATCCGCCGTATGGCCACCGACGACGTCGACGTCGTGATCACCGAGGTCGGCGGCACGGTCGGCGACATCGAGTCGCTGCCGTTCCTGGAGACGGTCCGCCAGGTCCGTCACGAGGTGGGCCGCGACAACGTGTTCGTCGTGCACATCTCGCTCCTCCCGTACATCGGCCCGTCCGGTGAGCTGAAGACGAAGCCGACCCAGCACTCGGTCGCGGCGCTGCGCAACATCGGTATCCAGCCGGACGCGATCGTGCTGCGCGCCGACCGTGAGGTGCCGACCGCGATCAAGCGCAAGATCTCGCTGATGTGCGACGTGGACGAGGCGGCCGTGGTCGCGGCCATCGACGCGAAGTCGATCTACGACATCCCGAAGGTCCTGCACACCGAGGGCCTGGACGCGTACGTCGTCCGCAAGCTGGACCTGCCGTTCCGTGACGTGGACTGGACGACCTGGGACGACCTGCTCGACCGCGTGCACAGCCCCGAGCACGAGATCAACATGGCGCTGGTCGGCAAGTACATCGACCTGCCCGACGCCTACCTTTCGGTCACCGAGGCGCTCCGCGCGGGCGGCTTCGCCAACAAGGCCCGTGTGAAGATCAAGTGGGTCACCTCGGACGACTGCAAGACCCCGGCGGGCGCCGCGAAGCAGCTCGGTGAC includes:
- a CDS encoding glycoside hydrolase family 15 protein, with protein sequence MAGRIEDYALIGDMQTAALVCRDGTVDWLCLPRFDSHAIFAGLLGTEEHGFWRLGPAHAADAEPPTAARRSYRGDSLILESEWDTPRGTVRVTDFMPPRDGAPQLIRIVEGVTGRVPMRSALRMRFSYGRVVPWVHKHEGRTVAVAGPDSVWFDTPCETYGKALTTYADFTVAPGDRIAFTISWEPSHKQPPALPEPEQALEATEEFWRDWVDQCTYHGPYREAVVRSLITLKALTYAPTGGIVAAPTTSLPEEIGGVRNWDYRYTWLRDAAITLSSLLRTGYREEARAWREWLLRAVAGDPENLQIMYGIAGERELGEAELDWLPGYENSGPVRVGNGAAHQLQLDVYGEVTEALHLAHMTGLSRNDYASLLQLKLIRYLEDHWDQPDEGIWEVRGPRRHFVHSKVMAWVAVDRTIKLIESGDADGPLEKWRELRDDIHRDVCEKGYDKERNTFTQSYGSRELDASLLLIPQMGFLPPDDKRVIGTIEAIQRELSTSDGFILRYPTSGEDAGVDGLEGDEGAFLACSFWMADDLAMIGRVDEARKLFERLLALRNDLGLLAEEWDPRLQRQVGNFPQAFSHVPLIDTALRLTASGAYGG
- a CDS encoding glycosyltransferase family 4 protein: MTHVSSHPPHGQSPLRTVQVLGGGSAGSSAHVRSLASGLAARGVRVTVCAPSEAERTYGFTDVGARHVPVARSGDPGSVAALRIACADADLVHAHGLHAALRAALALSGRHTPLVVTWHTRAQAEGARAHLLRLLERRVARAAAVVLATSSDLVDRARSRGARDARLSAVAIPAPRKAVEHGDPDRLRHKARAELGATERPLLMAVGSLDRHRGYGTLLDAARAWRDLDPVPLLVIAGEGPLRTVLQGRVEDEELPVRLLGRRDDVSELLPAADLVLLSSGWESRSVLAQEALRAGVPLVATAVGGIPELVGDAAELVPYADPGALAAAVVRLLGDPARRELLRERGVRQAAGWPTEDETVAQVLSVYDELTEVRPLV
- a CDS encoding PucR family transcriptional regulator, whose amino-acid sequence is MDSRTDSSFDTQGAGITVQRALELPGLRGGLPEILAGADRLQRTVRWVHAGEVPNIASLLKGGELLLTTGYGLGTRPADQRAFVRTLAERGIAALVVELGPRFARLPAALVETARSAGLPLVQLHREVPFVAVTEEIHTEIVNGHYALLQQAEEVHRRCTEALLGGGGVPQVLRILADFSGNPVFLETPDGQLLYAAGSGSAGADPLQVWEGLRGQHKEQPPAGTTLVDVPGGGPGTGAVRARLVLLPVGSPIAPVHRIAAERAAGILAVVLMQARQEEELAARGRGDFLTDLAEGRIQAEDAPAQARVLGFKPGGSPLLPVVMRLADGLSPGGGWAVLARAVAEELASVGVPVLLGVRPVEGRVPLLLGLRAESERQAVADRVALALRTGVERAGMQRPGALPPVVVVGVAGGWAAASAGLRHAAETATAAQGLSDRPWYDARRLDIDLLLWRLRDHPDLAAFVDRAIGPLRDHDHRSRPPLLPTLETYLAHAGRKAETARELHLNRQTLYNRLARIGELLGTDLDDPQTVLALSLALRARRHVS
- a CDS encoding CTP synthase, which gives rise to MPPAAFRSSNATTTKHIFVTGGVASSLGKGLTASSLGALLKARGLRVTMQKLDPYLNVDPGTMNPFQHGEVFVTNDGAETDLDIGHYERFLDVDLDGSANVTTGQVYSTVIAKERRGEYLGDTVQVIPHITNEIKHRIRRMATDDVDVVITEVGGTVGDIESLPFLETVRQVRHEVGRDNVFVVHISLLPYIGPSGELKTKPTQHSVAALRNIGIQPDAIVLRADREVPTAIKRKISLMCDVDEAAVVAAIDAKSIYDIPKVLHTEGLDAYVVRKLDLPFRDVDWTTWDDLLDRVHSPEHEINMALVGKYIDLPDAYLSVTEALRAGGFANKARVKIKWVTSDDCKTPAGAAKQLGDVDAICIPGGFGDRGVSGKVGAIQYARENRIPLLGLCLGLQCIVIEAARNLAGIPDANSTEFDSATAHPVISTMAEQLDIVAGEGDMGGTMRLGMYPAKLAEGSIAREVYDGKEYVEERHRHRYEVNNAYRGELEQKAGLQFSGTSPDGKLVEYVEYPREVHPYLVATQAHPELRSRPTRPHPLFAGLVKAAVQRKTGK